GTTAATCATTAACCACAAGTGTCATGGGGACAATAATGCCTCAATAACTAGACTTTGTGGAACCTCTATAATTTATCTGCACCTTATTGCTAAAGCAAATACATATGtatgccccacccccaccccctgcatgCAGAAGAAAGGTATTTCATGCCATCACTGCTTTgaacttaagaaaaattaaaaattagacaaTACCCTAAATTCATTTCTGGCCCCTTTATCAGAGAACCCTTGGGCTTTGTTTAAATGTAGATAAATCTGCATTTGTACTGTTCTTCCTATAACCCAACTACTTCAAGGAATCAAAATCCTACCACCTCTTTAGTTGTGCTCATACTTTGATAACTAATTCAAGTGATTCACCACTCAAGAAGTACCAGAAGGGAGAGAGCCTGCTCAGTGAAAAGTCTCCCCATTGTGTCCTGGTTCCTCCCTGCAGAAGCCAGTATGGCATGTTTCTTGGTGACCTCCAGAGATTGTGTGTGTTTATGAGAAATGTGCACATTTACTCTCCCACCCCCTTGACACTAATGGTGCTGTGTCATACCAAGGCCATAAAGAACCAGCACCTCATTCTGTTTTGTGGCTACAGTCATGCATCACTTAACAGAGACTTAAAAACTGCATTATTAGGCTGTATTGTCTCTATGTAAACATACTAGAGTGTATTCCCACAATCCTAGATGGTCTTGGCCAATCACTGGGCATGGCCTCTTGACACAGTCCAGAGCTTTGGTAAGCACAGGATGTATGAGACTGCTGCCCTATAATAGCATTCTGTTCTACAGCAAGAATTTTTTTAGTGGCGTGGCTGGGGGAGGTgatataccagggattgaactcaggggcacttgactgagacacatcctcagccctattttgtattttatttagagacagttgcttagcacctcgcttttgctgaggctggctttgaactctcgatccttctgtttcagcctcccgagccactgggattataggcatgtgccaccgcgcccagcaagattttttttttttaagtaggagtATACtctaaaattttcaaagtatagTGTGACAAATCATAAACCCAAACCAACCATTTCTTATCAAGTATTGTGTAGTGTGCATAACTGTATGTACTGTACCTTTGTACAGCTGACAGTgcagtgtttacagcagcatcaCCACAGACGTGACCATAGGATATTCCCATGACTGCATCACTAGGCAATAGGAagttttcagctccattataatctatGGGACCAACTCATACATGCAGTCTGTCATTGACCAAACATCATGATATAGCGTGGGACTATTTCACTGAGGAGATGTAGAATGTACATATCAATGACCTACCACCATTGCCCCAAATGCCATAGCTAGCCCATGATGTTTGCATTTATGAACAACAAGAATAGCAATATCGggctgagactgtagctcagtggtagagcgcttgcagagcatgcatgaggcactgggtttgatccttggcaccacataaaaataaacaaaggcattctacctttgtctaccaaaaaaaaaaaaagaatggcaataTCAGTAATGAACATGACCCACAGAGTAGCAAGATTCCCACTTTATAGCTGAGTATCAGGTTGGCAAGTGGGGGATGCAGGTTGCCTTGCTCTGGCTCTGATGTCTGCACCCCACCAGGCCGAGTCCTGGAGTGGCGCTGGCTGGCTGTGCTGGGCTGCGTGCCCCCCTCTTTTATGCTGCTGCTTATGTGCTGCATGCCAGAGACCCCACGCTTTCTCCTGACTCAGCACAAGCGCCAGGAGGCCATGGCTGCCCTGCAGTTCCTGTGGGGCTCCGAACAGGGCTGGGAAGAGCCCTCTGTGGAGTCTGAGCACCAGGTGAGTGGCTGGAAGGTGGGTTGAGGGAAACAGCCTGTACCGAAGGCCACACACCTACAGGGGGTGCCTGTCTGCCCTTAGTGAGGACCAGTGCTGTTCTTTCTTTGGGCAGGCCCTCACCCCACTTAGCTGGGCCCTaaccttaggtcactggggattcctcttgtatgtgtgtgtttgctggCCTTGTGCATGgaaagcaagcactgtaccattgaggaactacattcccagcccctgaatCCCAGCTGGATTCTTAGCGTCCCAAGAAGAAAAGGGCCAGAGGAAATTACAGATGCAGAATTGAGGACTTGGATTTAACCAGGGAGTTGTAGGGTGGGGGAGAAGATTAAGAGTCTGGGCTTTAGTGTCAGATAGACTCTGCCACTTCCGTGTTGTGACTTTCCCGTCTGAGActtgatttcttcatctgtaaaatgggtatctTGGGACAGTGCCTCATTGTGCTGAGGATTCCGTGCAACAGGCCATGGGAGGTGCTCAGCCAGGGCCAGGCCCAAGGTGAGCACTGGGTACTTTGAAGGTGGTTGGGACTCAAGAAACTAGTGTTCTTTGCCCAAGTACCAGAATCTCTTTGTGACTCCTCCAACCATTCAGGAAGAGCTGTGGGAGGTAAGGACCATTTTATTTCGCAAATGCTGGGGCTTGTCTCTGCACCTGCCCTGAGGCCCCAGATGAGGCAGgaaaggaagctgaggctcacTCCTCTCCAGCAAGCCTTAGGATGGTAGGTTCCAGGAGGACCCTTGGGACAGGGTGGAGGAGCACTGGTGGCTCCTGTCCTCAAGCAGGTTTTTCAGCTGGCCCTCCTGAGACACCCTGGCATCTACAAGCCCTTCCTCATTGGCATTTCACTGATGGCCTTCCAGCAGCTGTCAGGGATCAACGCCGTCATGTTCTATGCAGAGACCATTTTTGAGGAGGCCAAGTTCAAGGTAAGAAGCCTCTACCCGACCTACTTTATCCAGATGCCACATGGATGGGGCTGCCTcctcaagcccagggcctcatcaCCTGGCATAGGACTGCAGAGGGAGGTACCCATCTCTGGCTGGCACACCATCCAGCCTCGGCCTCCATCCCCTCCAGGACAGCAGTCTGGCCTCAGTCATCATGGGCACCATCCAGGTGCTGTTCACAGCCGTGGCAGCCCTCATCATGGACAGAGCTGGGCGGAGACTACTTCTGGCCTTGTCAGGTGAGGACTTTGCTCTGTGTATACAGGGTGCCCTGGCCAGCATCCCTTCACCattgctggaaagcccttgcccTGGCCAACAGGTCTGAATGCCACTGAGCATTGATGAAGAGAGACTGTGACAGACCAGGCTGTGATTTGGCAGCTCTTCACTGAGCTACAGGTTCTTTGACAAATCAAAAAAAGACACCATCATGGTCCCAGCTCACACTGGAGAAACTGAGGGCTGAGAGGTCAGAATGACCCAGAAGCTGTGGTCCTTTGGGGCAAGTGActttccctctctgagcctctgtgaaATGTGGGTAATGGCATTGCCTCCTTCAAGGCTCCTGGGCAGATCAGAGAAAATCTACATGTGTGAGGACCTGAGCGCAAGCCTACCCGTGGACACTTGGTGTCCACTGGCCATTGCAAAGATCACTGTTTGGGTGGTATTAAAATGCTGCCATAATTACTGTTGCTGCTTTCACAGGCCAGAGAGTGTCTGCTTAGGAACTTCTCAGAATTTACTGAGGTCCAGGGTCTAAGGCAGGGTGGCAGGGTGCTATCCAGTCAGTGCTTCTGGAGCCGAGGTGCCCGAGTGCCCAGCTGGCTGCTCGGAGGAAATAGGTCGGCCTTCTCGCCATTTTCCCGAGTACGTTGCCTGTTCCTGCCTTCTGCCTGCAGGTATGGTCATGGTGTTCAGCACAAGTGCCTTTGGCACCTACTTCAAGCTGACCCAGGATGGCTCCAACAACTCCTCACACGTGGACCTCCTGGTGCCTGTGCCTGCAGAGCCTGTTGATACCAATGTGGGGTTGGCCTGGTTGGCCGTGGGCAGCATGTGTCTATTCATTGCTGGTGAGAGGGGCCCCATGGGAGGCTAGGTGAGGGCCACTGTCCCCATGCCTGTGCTGCCAGCAAGTCCAGTCTTACCTAGCCTTACGTCTCTGTCTGAAGCTCTgatcatgtgccaggcactgaactAAGCCCTCTGTGTCCCTTTCACTTAATCCCCATAACAACCTGTGAGTAGGCCCCATCTCTGTcccatcttatttctttttaaaaaaaaatatttattttttagttgcaggtggacacaatatatttattttattttcatgtggtgcctaggatcgaacccagggcctcacacatgctagacgagcactctacctcagagccacaaccccagcccccatcttatttcttttaatagtttttttagttgtagttggacataatacctttattttatttatttatttttatgtggtgctgagtatcaaacccagtgccttgcatgttctaggcgagtgctctaccactgagcaacaaccccagcccctctctgtcCCATCTTATAGATACCAGGCCTCATGCCTAAGAAAGGAAGTAACTGGCCCAAGACCTCACagcaggaaggcacagagctagAGGACCCAGGATTCCAGGACCCTTCATTCCCAcaggttgggaggctggggcTCCTTGACTCTGTGGGCTCTGATGCTATCTTGCTCCCACAGGCTTTGCAATAGGCTGGGGGCCCATCCCCTGGCTCCTCATGTCTGAGATCTTTCCTCTGCATGTTAAGGGCGTGGCCACTGGAGTTTGTGTCCTCACCAACTGGCTTATGGCCTTTCTGGTGACAAAAGAGTTCAACAACCTCATGGTGAGTGCAGGCCTAGGCCTCCCCTTCATGCAATTTGTTGCAAAAGACTCAGGGTCAGTGGCCTCATGTGCAGGCTGAGGCCTCCCTGTACCTGGGACAGCAGCAGTCTTAGCCAGGGGTGCAGTGGAGACAGATGGACTGGCAGTCAAGGAACCCAGGGTATGATCAGAAGTCTCCAGTCTGCCTTGGCAGAAGGACAGTTCATGAACATTGGGAACAGAGGCCAAGAACTCATGATCTGTGTAGAAAGAGTCCCAGGCCTGGGCTCCAGTACCATCCTGGCCAAGTCCATGCTGTTACCTTTGAACCATCTTCCTTGGCTGAAAATACCTTCCTCTTAAAGTTGATGGGAGAATTGATTCAATTCAAcatttttcctcttccttgtAGACTGACAGATGTGCCCCGCAGTTCCCCAGCCAACAGAGAGACTCTGGAGCAAATAATCAAGTCATTTGTTCAGTCATTCATTCTCTCCAGGTCCCCTGACATGTACCATGTCCCAGCCTTTTGAAGGCACCAGAAACAACAATGGCTGAAAAGGACAGGTCCCTTTTTATGGCATGGCCAGAAAGGTGATAGGTGGTGATGGAAAGCCAGACTGGGGCGTAGGGAGGCAAGTCGGTGACAGGCGTGGACACTCAAGGTAGCCTGGAGTCTTCATTCAGGCAGGGCTGCCCTAGGAAGCACATTAGGAAGGCCATGGCAGAGGCCTGGGGTGGGACTTACTCACTGGATGTTCAAGAGGATGgacagaaaaggaggaagagagagaagccaGGAAGGAAGTGATAAAGGATATAATAATGACTCAAATGTGTCTGCTGTCTAAGAGACCAAGAGAAGGGTCTTGAGGAGGAGGGGTTTCCAAGTGCCAGAGGATAGGGAgctgagaaaggaagagactCTGGTCTGGCACTGAAAGGTCACAGACTCTGACCAAAGAGACCCTTGTCACTTAAGAGGTGATTTCTGGCTTCTTTCTTGGGCCCATACCTCCCTCCATGCCAATGAGCCCTCTATGTCCCCGGTGTTCCTGGGGCCATGCTCTCTCATTCCCACTGCACCATGAAAAGAGAGCTTACTGGGGCCAGGAGACACATAGGCAGGGCATCAGCAGGCAGGACTTGGGGCAGGATAGTGTCCAGACTGCAGGGAGGGAGTGAGATCCTAATTTACGCCACGTGCACCTGTGGCCCTTCCTTTTTCTACAGGAGGTCCTCAGGCCATACGGAGCCTTCTGGCTTGCCTCTGCCTTCTGCATCTTCAGTGTCCTTTTCACTTTGTTCTGGGTCCCTGAAACCAAAGGAAAGACTTTGGAACAAATCACAGCTCATTTTGAGGGGCGATGACAGCCCCTTTCTGTGAGTGGTGGCCCCTCCTAGCTGGGCTGGCTTTGGGCTTTAGAGGGAGTGGAGCAGCCTGTGACTCTAAGCTGGACCTCAGCCTGAGCCTGGAACCCCTGACTGTCCCAGGCCCAGGGAAGCTGGCACCCAGGACCAGAGCCCCTGGAACCTGGGTTTCCAGGGTCCTCCTTCCCATCCAGTTCTCATGGCCCAGCTCCCCAGGCTGGGAGGTTCGCCAGCCTCTGGGTCCAGTTTCTGCTGCTGCTCTGTGGGCTCAGGAACATCTGAGGAGGTCTTCAGGCCTGTGGTCAGCCCTTCATACACAAGTCTCCATGGTACTAAAGCAGCAAGAGAAGAGGAGGGGCCTCTCAGCTTCTGTTTTCCGTGGAAGATGCTTTTGGAGGTTGGGTCCAAGCATCTGCTTGCTCTTCTCACTGAGCTGCATTATCAGGAAGGACTGTCTGCCAAATAAAAATTTGACACAAATCAGGTCATGACCTCTGCATGAGCCCGGTTTGATGAGGGCTGCCGTTACTTACATAAACCAAGCCCTCGGCCCTGCCTAGAACATCCTGTGTATTCACCTGTTTGGGTCAGCCACCCAGACCCTTGTCACTTAAGAGGTGATTTCTGGCTTCTTTCTTGGGCAGTGTCTTTGGTCATTAGCCATCAAATCCTGttgaatttgaaaaaaagttCTCTTTGACTTTAATGGACCCCAAAATCTTGTTACAAGTGACTTGTATTATTCATTGTCTAAGTAATGCATGTTTATTGCAGGAAACATTtacttaatataaattattttatagtagTTAACCATCTTCTAGGTattgttctaagcactttacaaatattaacttatttatttagataaataaaatattcacagttGCCCCTTTCCAAAGATAACCTGTTAAGATTTTGGTTCACATCTTGAAAACTCTCTCCTGGTACTCATGCTCTCTGTTGTCACTAAACCATTCTTTTCATTGCACCACTTCTCTGTCTACCTTCCAGGTATCATGGCTCAAGCATGTGTAAGCCTGGGCATCTCCCAGTAAGTCCTGTAATAAGCCAGAGGACAGAAGCCTTTTCGAGGGGAATAGAAGGTCATTGTGTGCAGGCAGAAGGGTGGAAGGGCAAGACTCCAGGGTCAGTTTCCAGAAGATGCCAAGGCAGTGACTCTATTTTCAGTGATGTGTGTGAAGCAAGGCATAAGAACATGGATTTCTGTCTGCTGTGGCAAGATCCAAAAACCCCTGGAGCTTTCAGAAGGAGTCACACATGTAGGCAAGAACACCTTCTGCACTAACACCTACTGTCTACATTTGCATTCCCAATACCTACAGTGGTTAGTTGGGCTACAACTAGATTGATTGTTCTTTGAATCTCAGGGCAGTAACAATAGTACAGGTTGAGAACTAGCCCATGATGTTTGCATTTATGAACAACAAGAATAGCAATATCGGgctgagactgtggctcagtggtagagctactGAGTTCTGAAATCCAAAACTTTGGGGACGCCAACATGACACAGACatcatggcacacacctataatcccagttgctcaggagacacaggcaagaggatttcaagttctaggcaagcctgggcaacttagaccctgtctcaaagtagaaataaaaagggctgggtgtgtagctgTGGGGAAGGGAGGATCTGCATGTAAGGCCAATGTGAGATCCACAGAGTGCCTCATAAAGGGACATTTGAAATCTTTACGCACTTTTTTCTCATATTCTATTTCCTACCCTGCCTTCTCGGCAACTCCTACCCACACCACCAGCATCCACTTATAGGTGCCAATGACTTGTGGGCCCACATGCTCTTTTGTAACCTTCCCATCAGAATATGAGTTAGGAGACCAAGAGCCAGACCCAGCAGTCAGTCCTGTATGTTTCCCTTAGGAGCCCTGGCCAGCACCATCAGAAACAGGACCACAGAGGAGAGGACTGATGGACATCCTAGGGCCAAGTATAGCAGAAACTGATTTACCCAGCCCAGGGTAGAAATATGCACTGTCTATCAATGTCCATTACCCATTACTGCCTCTCCACTCCCACCCCCAGAATAACTCCCAGATAAATCCTGGCTTCTACCAAAATGGAGGGTTGGAGTGCCCACCACCCCTCAGTGACCATGGGAGGAATTGCATCATCTAGAGCATGAAACTCTCTCCACCTTTCAGTGGCCATGGGTAGGATTGCAAGACAATGGCAGGAAATCTGTAGACTAGCAACCATTATGAATTAGCACCTATTGTATCTTGTGGCCACTGGATGAGGTTTGATGCTGTCTTCACTGTGGTCTGAACAAAGACACAGCCTCCAGTTCCTACCAGGGCAGAGGCTACAGCTCCAAAGCTCATCTTGCTTTCTAAACAAAGCAAGAAGCGGGTGAGGCAGGCCGGGGCACAGATTATGGCTCTCAGACTGTTTCCAAACATGTTCCTCAGACACCCACAGAAGGCCTCGGGGAAGGGAAACCATCTCACCCTGAAGGATGCTTGAGAAGGGCTTAGGTCATCCTACACCTGAGTCTTCCTCAGCTAAGGGAGGAACTCAATAGGGTCTGGTCGGACATCGTCTGCTGCAGCTGTCACACTGCCTCAAGCGTGCATACATGCTGTCCATATATGAGCATTAGGATTCTATCAGTGTGTCAAAGGCCCACTATTAAAAGGCTTTCACTGGGAGATGGAGATGCCTCCCCTGACACCAGATGAAATGACCAAGACCCTTATTGGTCTTTAGGGAGCAACTTTGGGAGAAATGGGCCTAGGGAAGGTCCAATGACACAGGTAAGGTGTTGGTTTACACAGATGATGGTTCTATGCCTGGAGAATTTGCAGAGGCTTCAAAGGAAAGGTTTTGAGCCATGCCTCAACCGTAGAGGAACAGGCCAGTACAGACCAGAAGGCAACAGAGGTGCCCAGGAAAGGGAATGCCAGGTAGAGAGGCATGACATGGCAGGCTGTGTGTTGTTTCTGCCCAACTTGATCTTTTTTCCACTGTCCTTTATGGCTTCTCCTGGATTGGCTAGGCTGATACACAGCTGAGATGGCTCCATAAATAGCAGACTAGTTGAGAAAACATGAGGATCCCGCCATTGGTGGGACTTTGGTTACAGCAAAATAATGACAATCCCAAAGATGTCCATGTCCTAGACCCTGAACCTATAAATCGGTTATGTTGCAAAAAGGAATTTGAAGTTGCAGATGAAATTAAGGTCGCCAACCAGCTGATCTTAAAATTCTCCTCAGCTAGGGTCGGAGCATGCACAAAGATTTAATCCCCagcctcaggggaaaaaaaattatactgtgTGGACACAGTATAACCAGGATGGTCCTTTAAAGTGGAAGCGGGTGACAAAAGGGAGGACCAGAGGTTGCTGACTTTGAAAAAGAGGTCTCAGGACGTCCACACTTGCTTCTGCTTTCCAGTACTCCATTCCCTTCTTCTTAAAGGCAAAAGGATTAAGACCGAGTTGGTCATCGGAAAAATCGTTTGACAAATCCCCAACGGGCTTAGGAGGACACTCCATCCAGGCGCTGGGAAAGTCCTGACGGGGCAGACTATTCGGGAATCTCCTGAAACAGGGCCGACCAAACACTAGCGAATGTGTCTGAAATGACAAGACGTTCCCGCTCGCGGACAAATTCCTATACTTGGAGGGTTCCAGGACACCGCCCCATGGGGGGGTTGCCCTGTTCAGACTGAAGGGCCCTTTCCTTGACCCTTCTCAGACTTTAAGTACGGCTTAAGGCCGCCATGAAGGTGGCTGGAGATGGGCCCAGAACCGacgcaccaccaccaccaccaaggaCGTTGCCCTGCTCCAGCGAACGTCTGCGTCTGCGCTACACCGCCGTTCCCAGAATCCTCGACAGCCAACCCGCTTCCTGTCCCAGAGTCCCCTTAAACTGGATGCCCGTGCACCTGAGGGATGTGCAACATAAAAGCATTCTGGGTGATGGATTCTGGGAGCAAGGACAGGCGGAAGACGGTCTGGGAAGGAGGCAGTGCGGGTCACATATTTGgcgtctggggagaggaaaggttTGGCCAGGAATAGCGCCTGGCGGAGACTTCTGGGAAATGGAGTCCGGTGGCGGGGTGGGGAACATATCGCATGACCGGAAGCGCTGCTGGTCAGGCTTGTCGCCATGGAGCGCCAGCGTCTGCAGCGCTGGTGTCCAGGGTTCCTGAGCTCGGACGGGTAGCCGGTTGCAGGTTGCTTGTCGTTTTCTCACGTGCAGTGACGCTGACATCAGGGAATTGCTGGCAGCCGGTGGCGTGAGGTGGGACCAGTAtgctggaggaaggaggtgaggGGGAGTGGTGGAGGGACGATTTGCAGATCCAGCCTCCTGTTCCAGTTTGCCCACTAATACTGCTTTGTGGCTGGACCAGACCCTGGTTGTCTTTTCCACTAACGGTTGGAGACTTGTCCTTTTCTTAGTCAAATAAGTTCGAGGATCACTGTCCTGGCTGATCGCTTGAGTGTCTACCTATTACCAATGCCAGGGAAAAGTGGGTTCCTGGGAAGGAAAGTGAGACATACCCAGGTGGTTTCTTGGGGTTTtgatgtcatatctaagaaatcattgcctTTTCTGAGGTCAGAAAGAtttaattcttgttttcttctaggagttttagcTCCTTAggtctttgatatattttgagttatttttgtaTACGATGTGAGGTAGGACTCCAAATTCGTTCTTTtgcatcctccagcctcaacctcctgagtagctggactACAGGTGTGCTTCGACATGCCCactaagggtttttttttaaaaaaaagactattctTTCTCTATTTAA
This portion of the Ictidomys tridecemlineatus isolate mIctTri1 chromosome 4, mIctTri1.hap1, whole genome shotgun sequence genome encodes:
- the Slc2a8 gene encoding solute carrier family 2, facilitated glucose transporter member 8 isoform X10, which produces MTPENSEESHPLLRPPGGGSPCGRRVFLAAFAAALGPLSFGFALGYSSPAIPSLRRSVPPAPHLDDSTASWFGAIVTLGAAAGGVLGGWLVDRAGRKLSLLFCTVPFVAGFAVITAAQDVWMLLGGRLLTGLACGVASLVAPIYISEISYPAVRGLLGSCVQLMVVIGILLAYLAGRVLEWRWLAVLGCVPPSFMLLLMCCMPETPRFLLTQHKRQEAMAALQFLWGSEQGWEEPSVESEHQMPHGWGCLLKPRASSPGIGLQREVPISGWHTIQPRPPSPPGQQSGLSHHGHHPGAVHSRGSPHHGQSWAETTSGLVRYGHGVQHKCLWHLLQADPGWLQQLLTRGPPGACACRAC
- the Slc2a8 gene encoding solute carrier family 2, facilitated glucose transporter member 8 isoform X8, which codes for MTPENSEESHPLLRPPGGGSPCGRRVFLAAFAAALGPLSFGFALGYSSPAIPSLRRSVPPAPHLDDSTASWFGAIVTLGAAAGGVLGGWLVDRAGRKLSLLFCTVPFVAGFAVITAAQDVWMLLGGRLLTGLACGVASLVAPIYISEISYPAVRGLLGSCVQLMVVIGILLAYLAGRVLEWRWLAVLGCVPPSFMLLLMCCMPETPRFLLTQHKRQEAMAALQFLWGSEQGWEEPSVESEHQQVFQLALLRHPGIYKPFLIGISLMAFQQLSGINAVMFYAETIFEEAKFKVRSLYPTYFIQMPHGWGCLLKPRASSPGIGLQREVPISGWHTIQPRPPSPPGQQSGLSHHGHHPGAVHSRGSPHHGQSWAETTSGLVRYGHGVQHKCLWHLLQADPGWLQQLLTRGPPGACACRAC